A window of Pseudomonas triticicola genomic DNA:
CGATTTCATGGAGGGTTGATCATGTCCAAGCAGATGCCTGTCAGTCATATGGCCTTCGTTCGTGCCCAGCCCGGGCGTTCGGCGGAACTCGGTGTGCGCCTGAGCGCGTTGATCGAGGTCTCGCGCGCGGCGCCCGGCTGCCTGAGTTTTTCCCTGCAACAGTCGCAGTGCGACGCCGACCTGTGGCTGGTCAGCGGCTACTGGAGCAGTCAGCAGATGATGACGACTTATTTCAACAGTCCGTCGATGGAAGTCTTCGCCGAGCTGGTGCAGGACCTGGTGGTCAACAGCCTCGACTTCCACACCTTCAGAGACGTTTCAGCCGCGCAGGCCCTCGGTCAATGCGCTGCGCCGATACACAAACTCGCCGGTTGAGGGTTTAATGTCCGGCTTATTTGATTGAGCCAGGATCCGCGACATGGCACGTAAAGAGTTTGAACGCTTCGAAGCAGTCTCCGCAGTCGTCCCCGTCGAGCTGGGCGGCAACAAGGGTTATTACGCGGCGATCGCGGTCAAGGCCCTGGTCGATGGCGGCGCACCACGCTTTCACAAATTGCTCGATGAGCAGGTGTTTCCCGGCGCTATCGCTGCCGATGATGCGGCCATCAACGAGCTGGACAAGCTCAAGGGCGTCACTGACGACGCCGAGCTGATCTGGTAATTACTTCTGTGCGCCCGGACGCCACATCTTGAACAGAGCCTCAGGCCCCAGCTGGAAATAATCCGCCGGCCCGCCGCCGCGCAGAATCGGTTGTGCGGCGGCGGTGTCGTAGATGCCGTCCTTCAGTAGCCATTTGGCGATGTGCACCGCAACCACCTCACCGAGGATCAGCCAGCTCGGTACGGTTTCGCCATCGGCGCGTTGCAGCTGGATGATCTGCGTGACCTTGCATTCGAAGGACACCGGGCTTTCGGCGACCCGAGGTACAGAGATCACCTTTGACGCCACGGTGGTCAGCCCCGCCAGTTCAAACTCGTTGACCTCAGGCGCGACCATCGCGCAGCTCTGGTTCATCTGCTCGGCCAACGGGCGCGTGGCGAGGTTCCAGACGAATTCCCCGGTCTGTTCGATGTTGTTCAGACTGTCTTTGCGTCCGACGCTGGAAAAACCAATGATCGGCGGCACGTAGTTGAAGGCGTTGAAGAAACTGTATGGCGCGAGATTGAGCCGGCCTTCGGCATCCTGCGAGGAAATCCAGCCGATGGGCCGCGGGCCGACGATGGCGTTGAACGGATCGTGAGGCAGGCCGTGGCCGTTGGCGGGTTCGTAGAAGTGGATGTCATCGGGCATGGGGAGCGGATTCCTGAGCTGCATTCGAATGCAACCATAGTGCTAGGACCCAGCGCATATTTCCACCCGGACGCGAGACCCCGCAGGGTTCGTGGCAGGACACAGATTTTGTGGCCTGCCAGCGATGTAGCCCTGTCAGTCAGTCACGATCCGCGAATGTTTCTGGGTGTCTTTCATGGTGATGTACACCAGCAGCGATACGGCAATGCACGCGGTGACGTACCAGTAGTAACCGGTTTCCATGCCGATGCTCTTGAACCACAGCGCGATGTATTCGGCGGTGCCGCCGAAGATCGACACGGTCAGCGCGTACGGCAGGCCGACGCCCAGGGCGCGGATTTCGGTAGGGAACAATTCGGCTTTGACCACCGCGTTGATCGAGGTGTAGCCGCTGACAATGATCAGCGCCGCCATGATCAGGAAGAACGCGCCCCACCAGGTCTGGATGGTGTGCAGGGTCATCAGGATCGGCACGGTGAAGATCGTACCGAGCACGCCGAACGCGATCAGGATCGGGCGACGACCGATCTTGTCCGACAGGCCACCGATGATCGGTTGCAGGCACATGAACAGGAACAGCGTGGCGGCGGAAATGGTGGTCGAGTCGGAGATGCTCATGCCGACCGTGTTCACCAGATACTTCTGCATGTAGGTGGTGTAGGTGTAGAACGCCAGGGTGCCGCCCATGGTCAGGCCGACCACGGTC
This region includes:
- a CDS encoding putative quinol monooxygenase yields the protein MSKQMPVSHMAFVRAQPGRSAELGVRLSALIEVSRAAPGCLSFSLQQSQCDADLWLVSGYWSSQQMMTTYFNSPSMEVFAELVQDLVVNSLDFHTFRDVSAAQALGQCAAPIHKLAG
- a CDS encoding flavin reductase family protein encodes the protein MPDDIHFYEPANGHGLPHDPFNAIVGPRPIGWISSQDAEGRLNLAPYSFFNAFNYVPPIIGFSSVGRKDSLNNIEQTGEFVWNLATRPLAEQMNQSCAMVAPEVNEFELAGLTTVASKVISVPRVAESPVSFECKVTQIIQLQRADGETVPSWLILGEVVAVHIAKWLLKDGIYDTAAAQPILRGGGPADYFQLGPEALFKMWRPGAQK